A genome region from bacterium includes the following:
- a CDS encoding VOC family protein, with protein sequence MYWAEHVGVIVSDMERSVRFYSALFDAEPIQKVEFRGEGAKPVAAMVGQPGLELDVTFFKIPHTNTIIELVKYYHLPGQPTVTYPPEAIGGLHLAFFAEDLDDAIKRLQRIGATLMTPVNLIFGAYTGGRAVYFRGPDNELLQIMAVTQRPGKLPVLRPSMPAPGR encoded by the coding sequence TTGTACTGGGCTGAGCACGTCGGGGTCATTGTATCGGATATGGAACGGTCGGTCCGATTCTACAGCGCGCTCTTCGATGCCGAGCCGATCCAGAAAGTGGAGTTTCGCGGCGAGGGCGCCAAGCCGGTTGCCGCGATGGTGGGCCAGCCGGGCCTGGAGCTCGACGTGACGTTTTTCAAGATTCCCCACACCAACACGATCATCGAGCTCGTGAAATACTATCATCTGCCGGGCCAGCCGACGGTGACCTACCCGCCTGAAGCGATCGGCGGGCTGCACCTGGCCTTTTTCGCCGAGGATCTCGATGACGCGATCAAGCGGCTGCAGCGGATCGGCGCCACTCTCATGACGCCCGTGAACTTGATTTTTGGAGCGTACACCGGCGGACGGGCCGTCTACTTCCGCGGCCCGGACAACGAGCTGCTCCAGATCATGGCGGTCACCCAGCGCCCCGGCAAACTTCCGGTGCTGCGTCCCAGCATGCCCGCGCCCGGACGGTAA
- a CDS encoding thiamine pyrophosphate-dependent dehydrogenase E1 component subunit alpha: MMGKPFAPKTADATPLERRAALHDGDLRAALDRMIEIRVLEEHVQQLFLEGLIPGTTHTCQGQEAVCVAVAGTTRTTDRVLCTYRGHGWALALGMPAVAVLGEIMGRRRGCTGGLGGSMHLSDRALGLWPTVAIVGAQLPIAAGAALASQTRGDGAVTVAVFGDGAANIGAFHEALNLAGIWALPVVFVCENNLYAEYSRIDGTSAVPEIASRAAAYAMPGVAVDGQSLGTMRAAMREAVERARAGGGPTLIEAKTYRFVGHSRSDPAKYRLPGELEAWKARDPVRLVAAELQPGDPDALIAEVRGRWETTMASVVEAVKAAPEPREEDMFRHVYAGG, translated from the coding sequence ATGATGGGCAAGCCTTTCGCTCCGAAGACCGCGGACGCGACGCCCCTCGAGCGGCGCGCCGCGCTCCACGACGGCGATCTCCGCGCCGCGCTCGACCGCATGATCGAGATCCGCGTGCTCGAAGAGCACGTCCAGCAACTCTTTCTCGAGGGCCTGATTCCGGGCACGACGCACACCTGTCAGGGGCAGGAGGCGGTCTGCGTCGCGGTGGCCGGAACAACGCGCACGACAGACCGGGTGTTGTGTACGTACCGCGGCCACGGCTGGGCGCTGGCGCTGGGGATGCCGGCCGTCGCCGTCCTCGGCGAGATCATGGGACGGCGCCGGGGCTGCACGGGCGGGCTCGGCGGCTCGATGCACCTGTCGGACCGCGCGCTCGGCCTATGGCCGACCGTCGCGATCGTCGGCGCGCAGTTGCCGATCGCCGCCGGCGCGGCGCTGGCGAGTCAGACCCGCGGCGACGGCGCGGTCACCGTCGCGGTTTTCGGGGACGGGGCCGCGAACATCGGGGCGTTTCACGAAGCGCTCAATCTCGCCGGCATCTGGGCGCTGCCCGTCGTATTCGTGTGTGAAAATAATCTCTACGCGGAATATTCGCGAATCGACGGCACCAGCGCCGTGCCGGAGATCGCGTCGCGGGCCGCCGCGTACGCGATGCCCGGGGTGGCGGTCGACGGGCAGTCGCTCGGCACGATGCGGGCGGCCATGCGCGAGGCGGTGGAGCGGGCCCGCGCGGGGGGCGGGCCGACCCTGATCGAGGCGAAGACCTACCGGTTCGTCGGGCATTCGCGCAGCGATCCGGCGAAGTACCGCCTGCCCGGTGAGCTCGAGGCCTGGAAGGCGCGCGACCCAGTTCGCCTGGTGGCGGCGGAACTCCAACCCGGCGATCCGGACGCGCTCATCGCAGAAGTCCGCGGGCGGTGGGAGACGACAATGGCATCGGTGGTCGAGGCCGTAAAGGCGGCCCCTGAACCGCGGGAGGAAGATATGTTCCGGCACGTCTACGCAGGGGGGTGA